From a region of the Solanum stenotomum isolate F172 chromosome 2, ASM1918654v1, whole genome shotgun sequence genome:
- the LOC125855268 gene encoding (DL)-glycerol-3-phosphatase 2-like, which translates to MANEGINDTPCARKGSITRVIFDMDGLLLDTEKFYTEVQEIILSRYNKTFDWSLKAKMMGKKAIEAARVFVEETGISDSLTAEDFLVEREEMLQKMFPTSDLMPGASRLIHHLHENGIPICVAAGTHTRHFDLKTQRHSEIFSLMHHIVRGDDPEVKQGKPSPDIFLAAANRFEGGPLDPPRILVFEDAPSGVLAAKKAGMSVVMVPDAR; encoded by the exons ATGGCGAATGAAGGCATCAATGATACTCCATGTGCAAGAAAAGGCTCAATCACTCGTGTAATCTTTGACATGGACGGTCTTCTTTTAG ACACCGAGAAATTCTATACGGAGGTCCAGGAGATTATACTTTCTAGGTATAATAAGACTTTTGATTGGTCACTCAAGGCAAAGATGATGGGGAAGAAGGCAATAGAGGCTGCCAGGGTCTTTGTTGAAGAGACAGGAATAAGTGATTCACTTACAGCTGAAGATTTTCTTGTAGAGAGAGAGGAGATGTTGCAGAAAATGTTCCCCACAAGCGACCTCATGCCAG GGGCCAGCCGGCTGATTCATCACCTTCATGAAAATGGGATACCAATTTGTGTTGCTGCGGG TACACACACGCGGCACTTTGATTTGAAAACTCAAAGACACAGCGAAATTTTTTCACTAATGCATCATATCGTTCGTGGTGATGATCCAGAAGTTAAACAAGGGAAGCCATCACCTGATATATTCCTTGCAGCTGCTAACAGATTTGAG GGTGGACCACTAGATCCGCCGAGGATTCTTGTATTTGAAGATGCGCCCTCTGGTGTCCTTGCAGCCAAGAAGGCTGGAAT GTCAGTGGTTATGGTTCCAGATGCAAGGTAG